In Fusarium oxysporum Fo47 chromosome VII, complete sequence, the following proteins share a genomic window:
- a CDS encoding transmembrane amino acid transporter protein-domain-containing protein, translating into MANNIETKHDPEGITQTPSQAGEVLNNKTIEHDAVFGNITEDGPNYRNVGWIGTTALMMKTQIGLGVLSMPVVFDTLGLIPGIILLITIAGITTWSDYIVGDFKLRHRHVYGIDDVGRMLFGRIGHEVFGAMYTMYFTFVSGSAMLSISVALNALSEHGICTAIFVAVAAIATFCLCSIQTLGRISWVAWLGACCIIISVFIVTIAVGLQDQPSAAPKDLGEWKSDYKLVASPTFTDAISAVSTLVFTYAGTPAFFNIVSEMRDPRLYTRALTVCQVTVTVVYIIVGTIVYYFCGSYVASPALGSAGPLMKKVGYGIALPGLLGSAILLAHLPAKHIFIRILRGSKHLTANTTIHWITWIGSTLTVSLVAYVIASGIPVFGGLVSLIGALFGTFLSLQPMGCMWLYDHWKEERTARWYFMVGWSVFIIVSGTFLMIAGTYGSIVGIINSPERTGAWSCADNSNST; encoded by the exons ATGGCGAATAACATCGAGACTAAACATGACCCTGAAGGTATCACCCAGACCCCTTCACAAGCCGGTGAAGTACTTAACAACAAGACGATTGAGCACGACGCTGTATTCGGAAACATCACAGAAGACGGACCCAATTACCGCAACGTTGGATGGATTGGTACAACAGccctgatgatgaagactcAAATCGGCCTTGGTGTCCTGTCTATGCCTGTGGTCTTTGACACTCTTGGTCTTATACCTGGCATTATTCTCCTTATAACTATTGCGGGTATTACGACTTGGTCAGACTACATTGTTGGCGACTTCAAACTACGCCATCGTCATGTCTACGGTATTGACGACGTTGGTCGAATGTTGTTCGGTCGTATAGGCCATGAGGTCTTTGGTGCCATGTACACTATGT ACTTCACCTTCGTTTCCGGCTCGGCTATGCTCAGTATCTCTGTTGCCTTGAACGCTCTTTCGGAGCACGGGATTTGCACAGCTATCTTTGTCGCAGTTGCTGCAATTGCTACATTTTGCTTGTGTAGCATTCAAACTCTTGGCCGCATCAGTTGGGTGGCATGGCTAGGTGCATGTTGCATCATCATTTCAG TTTTCATCGTTACTATTGCAGTTGGACTTCAGGATCAACCCTCAGCGGCGCCGAAAGACCTTGGCGAATGGAAATCCGACTACAAACTAGTTGCCAGTCCTACCTTTACGGATGCCATCTCAGCCGTCTCGACCCTCGTCTTCACATATGCTGGAACTCccgccttcttcaacatcgtctCAGAGATGCGCGATCCCCGATTATACACTCGAGCTTTGACAGTGTGTCAAGTCACAGTGACAGTTGTGTATATCATAGTAGGCACTATTGTGTATTACTTTTGCGGGTCCTACGTTGCTTCTCCTGCTCTCGGTTCTGCTGGTCCCTTGATGAAGAAAGTCGGTTATGGTATTGCTCTGCCTGGCTTACTAGGCTCTGCgattcttcttgctcat CTGCCTGCCAAGCACATTTTCATCAGAATCCTTCGTGGATCGAAGCACCTCACTGCTAATACCACTATTCATTGGATCACTTGGATTGGGTCTACCTTGACGGTGTCTCTTGTTGCGTACGTTATCGCCAGCGGAATTCCTGTCTTTGGCGGCCTTGTCTCTCTGATTGGTGCTCTTTTCGGCACCTTCCTATCCTTGCAGCCAATGGGTTGCATGTGGCTGTATGATCACTGGAAGGAAGAGCGAACCGCGAGGTGGTACTTCATGGTCGGATGGAGCGTCTTTATCATCGTATCCGGAACCTTTTTGATGATTGCAGGAACATATGGTTCTATCGTGGGCATCATCAATTCCCCAGAGAGAACAGGTGCTTGGTCATGTGCTGATAACTCCAACTCTACCTAG
- a CDS encoding P-loop containing nucleoside triphosphate hydrolase protein, producing MADSPPEKSTLVGILQQLGGADNHKDEQPKKVSSAKSLFRVFAYGSTTDYVLQAIGLIGAITSGIALAMVNVVLGQFISLLTDFTTTGSVPEGFMPAVRKTALNFVYIGIVRFVSTYLYASLLTYVAYHLTRNVRRTYLKAAFSQEIAFFDRGMTGSVAMQATSNGKLIQSGIAEKMGIFVQSVATFIAAFVIAFISQWKLTLILLCLVPALLLTVGTLSVPDAKIETRILKIQALAGGYAESILAGIRTIHAFSLRTRVVAKFDTYLDDVLREGKKKNILYGVMFGGEYFIMIAGMGLAFWQGIGMIARGEVPNIGKVFTVLFSVVIAASTISTIAPHFVVFGRAASAAAELFTLIDRESEINPFDESGDKIDAPVGVIDLQALNFAYPTRPNIRVLQDFTLSIPAGKVTALVGPSGSGKSTIIGLLERWYNPDVGSITLDGKDIKKLNLPWLRTNVRLVQQEPVLFNGTVFENIVNGLVGTPWQNSSREEQMAMVQNAATAAFAHEFIKTLPNGYDTRIGERGGLLSGGQKQRIAIARSIISDPKILLLDEATSALDPHAEGVVQQALDNASKNRTTIVIAHKLATIRNADNIVVMSKGRIMEQGKHQDLVQRNGIYAMLVQAQDLTPHGTKSKADQEGEHNSSTMSDDVEPIQSLAKIKTLEAEYTEMLKNREDHDQFKHLGLIHSILRLVSLTPELKFWYAITLIACTAGAAVYPGQAVLLGKIMGVFSSPDVQSRGNFISLMFFVLALGCLVVFFVLGWSTNVIAQTLNIKLRREMLDLVLRQDLRFFDRPENTVGALISRLDSYPQAVLELMGFNVALMVLSAINIIASAVLALVVSWKLGLVGVFAGMPPMILSGYARIRLETKMDSDMGKRFSASSAVASESVTAIRTVSSLAIEETILAKYTHELDEAIRQTAPSMFHMMIWFSFTQSVEYFVLALGFWWGSKLINNGEINFYQLMVSFMGVYFSGQASAQMFSFASSFTKANQAANYFFWLSELEPTIRETEENKEKGPPNGCTSYGFKDIQFSYPLAPDNRVLKGVSLEINAGEFVAFVGSSGCGKSTMISLLERYYDPNSGNITIDGSVSLPSINPLIYRRHISLVQQEPMLFPGSIRENISQGLDIDGSDPVPDAVLEEACRAANAWDFVSSLPEGLNTPCGNSGSQLSGGQRQRIAIARALVRKPSVILLDEATSALDTESERIVQAALMEAASNGNRITVAVAHRLSTVREADRIFVFYGGRIVEAGTHSELIAQNGMYAKMCEAQKLDKST from the exons ATGGCAGACTCACCACCTGAGAAGTCCACACTCGTGGGAATCCTTCAACAGCTAGGAGGGGCGGACAACCATAAAGATGAGCAGCCTAAGAAGGTTTCGTCGGCTAAGTCATTGTTT CGAGTCTTTGCATACGGAAGCACGACGGATTACGTTCTGCAAGCGATTGGCTTAATTGGGGCTATTACATCTGGCATTGCACTCGCGATGGTCAATGTCGTTCTCGGACAAttcatctctcttctcactGACTTCACCACCACTGGTAGCGTTCCCGAGGGCTTCATGCCTGCCGTACGGAAGACCGC CCTTAACTTTGTCTATATCGGTATTGTGCGATTTGTATCGACCTATCTTTATGCCTCTCTTCTCACCTATGTTGCATATCACTTGACTCGCAACGTTCGACGTACCTATCTCAAGGCCGCTTTTAGTCAGGAAATCGCATTTTTTGATCGTGGTATGACCGGATCAGTTGCAATGCAAGCCACATCAAATGGCAAACTTATCCAATCAGGCATAGCCGAGAAAATGGGTATCTTCGTCCAGTCGGTTGCTACATTTATTGCTGCATTTGTCATTGCGTTCATCAGCCAGTGGAAACTGACGCTCATCCTATTGTGTCTTGTTCCAGCACTCCTTCTAACGGTTGGCACCCTTTCTGTTCCCGATGCCAAGATTGAAACACGAATTTTGAAGATTCAGGCTTTGGCAGGTGGTTATGCTGAAAGTATCTTGGCAGGCATCCGCACTATTCATGCCTTTAGTCTTCGAACGCGAGTAGTCGCCAAATTCGATACATACCTCGACGATGTCCTTCgggaaggaaagaagaagaatattcTCTACGGTGTTATGTTTGGTGGAGAGtacttcatcatgatcgcTGGCATGGGCTTGGCTTTCTGGCAGGGAATTGGTATGATTGCCAGGGGCGAAGTGCCAAATATCGGTAAAGTATTTAC AGTCTTGTTTTCGGTTGTCATTGCAGCAAGTACTATCAGCACGATTGCTCCTCATTTCGTCGTCTTTGGGCGTGCcgcatcagcagcagctgagTTATTTACGCTTATCGATCGAGAATCCGAAATCAATCCATTTGATGAATCGGGAGATAAAATTGATGCCCCTGTCGGTGTCATTGACCTCCAAGCTTTGAACTTTGCTTACCCTACTCGTCCAAATATTCGTGTCCTGCAGGACTTTACATTAAGTATCCCTGCAGGTAAAGTCACTGCTCTTGTC GGACCTAGCGGCTCGGGGAAAAGTACTATCATTGGACTCCTTGAGAGATGGTACAACCCTGATGTAGGATCCATCACTTTAGATGGAAAGGATATTAAGAAACTGAACTTACCATGGCTACGCACCAATGTTCGACTTGTTCAACAG GAACCTGTACTATTCAACGGAACTGTGTTTGAAAATATCGTCAACGGCCTGGTTGGAACACCCTGGCAAAACTCTTCTCGTGAGGAGCAAATGGCCATGGTTCAGAACGCAGCCACTGCTGCATTTGCCCACGAGTTTATTAAAACCTTACCGAATGGTTACGACACACGGATCGGCGAAAGAGGCGGTCTTCTCTCTGGTGGTCAGAAGCAGAGGATAGCAATCGCCCGAAGCATTATTTCCGATCCTAAAATCCTGCTACTTGACGAAGCTACTAGTGCATTGGACCCTCATGCAGAGGGTGTTGTGCAGCAGGCGTTAGACAACGCGTCCAAAAATCGTACGACCATTGTAATCGCCCACAAACTGGCAACTATTCGAAACGCCGATAATATTGTTGTCATGTCTAAAGGAAGAATTATGGAACAGGGAAAACATCAAGACCTTGTACAAAGGAATGGAATTTACGCTATGCTAGTGCAAGCTCAAGACCTCACTCCTCATGGAACTAAAAGCAAGGCAGACCAGGAAGGAGAACATAACAGTTCGACAATGAGCGACGATGTTGAACCCATCCAGTCACTTGCTAAGATAAAGACACTCGAGGCTGAGTATACCGAAATGCTGAAGAATCGGGAAGATCATGATCAGTTCAAGCATCTCGGCCTCATTCACAGCATTCTCAGACTTGTTTCTCTAACGCCTGAGCTGAAGTTTTGGTACGCTATTACATTGATAGCTTGCACTGCTGGAG CCGCTGTTTACCCTGGACAAGCTGTGTTGCTTGGAAAGATTATGGGCGTCTTTTCTAGCCCAGATGTGCAGTCACGTGGAAACTTTATTTCACTCATGTTCTTTGTACTGGCGCTCGGCTGCCTTGTTGTCTTTTTTGTATTGGGTTGGTCCACGAATGTCATTGCACAG ACATTGAATATCAAGCTTCGCCGAGAGATGCTCGATCTTGTTCTCCGACAAGACCTGCGATTTTTCGACAGACCTGAGAATACCGTTGGCGCCCTAATTAGTCGACTGGACTCTTACCCTCAGGCCGTACTTGAGCTCATGGGGTTCAACGTGGCGCTGATGGTACTTTCagctataaatattattGCATCAGCCGTTCTGGCGCTGGTGGTTTCATGGAAGCTAGGTCTTGTGGGAGTATTTGCTGGCATGCCACCCATGATCTTATCCGGTTACGCACGTATAAGATTGGAGACAAAGATGGATTCCGATATGGGCAAGAGATTCTCTGCCAGTTCTGCTGTGGCATCTGAATCTGTGACAGCTATTCGAACGGTCTCATCTCTAGCGATCGAAGAAACTATTCTGGCGAAGTACACACATGAGCTAGATGAAGCTATCCGGCAAACAGCACCGTCTATGTTTCATATGATGATTTGGTTTTCTTTTACTCAGTCCGTGGAGTATTTTGTTTTAGCCCTTGGATTTTG GTGGGGTTCCAAGCTTATCAACAACGGTGAAATAAACTTCTACCAATTAATGGTTTCTTTCATGGGTGTCTATTTTTCTGGACAGGCATCGGCACAGATGTTCAGCTTTGCGAGCA GCTTTACCAAGGCAAACCAAGCGGCCAACTACTTCTTCTGGCTTTCTGAACTGGAACCGACAATTCGCGAGACAGAAGAAAACAAGGAAAAGGGTCCCCCAAATGGTTGCACGTCGTATGGCTTCAAAGATATACAATTTTCGTACCCTTTGGCTCCAGATAACCGTGTCCTTAAAGGAGTGTCTCTTGAG ATCAATGCAGGCGAGTTTGTCGCCTTTGTTGGTTCTTCAGGTTGTGGTAAAAGCACAATGATATCTCTGCTCGAGAGATATTATGACCCGAACAGTGGCAATATCACTATTGATGGCTCTGTTTCCCTTCCCTCGATCAACCCATTGATATATCGCAGACACATTTCGCTCGTGCAGCAGGAGCCTATGCTATTCCCTGGTTCTATCAGGGAAAACATATCCCAGGGGTTGGATATTGATGGCTCCGACCCAGTCCCAGATGCAGTGCTTGAGGAAGCCTGCCGGGCTGCCAATGCATGGGACTTTGTTTCTTCGTTGCCTGAAGGTCTCAACACGCCCTGCGGCAACAGTGGTAGCCAGCTGTCTGGCGGGCAACGTCAGCGTATAGCGATCGCCAGAGCATTGGTGCGAAAGCCTAGTGTCATCTTGCTAGATGAGGCGACAAGTGCACTAGACACCGAGTCTGAGCGCATTGTCCAAGCTGCTCTGATGGAAGCTGCCTCTAATGGTAATCGAATTACAGTGGCTGTCGCCCATAGGTTGTCTACCGTTCGAGAGGCTGACCGCATCTTTGTCTTCTATGGGGGCCGAATTGTAGAAGCTGGTACACATAGCGAGCTGATTGCACAAAACGGTATGTACGCCAAGATGTGCGAGGCTCAGAAGCTTGATAAAAGTACGTGA